Proteins from a single region of Flavobacterium sp. K5-23:
- a CDS encoding TerC family protein, protein MIVWLSFLTLVILFLALDLGVFNKTPHIINSKEAAKWTAVWVTLSFLFSGVIYWLYLNNYISNPDNLKPGAAAIKYITGYLIELSLSIDNIFVIAIIFSSFKIPKKYQHRVLFWGILGAIIFRGLMIYFGVLLIHKFIWATYILGAFLIYTAMKMLFVDGEEKFEPKNSLVYRMLRKIIPITSHIDGEHFFVKRRHTTAATPLFVALIVIEVMDVVFAIDSVPAILAITSDPFLVFSSNIFAILGLRSMYFFLANMLERFNYLEFSLIAILSFVGLKMLLHDFMEIPEWASLAFIAVALLTGIVVSLKMNNGKTTEEVS, encoded by the coding sequence ATGATTGTATGGCTTTCTTTTTTAACTCTTGTTATATTATTTCTGGCATTAGATTTAGGTGTTTTCAATAAAACACCACATATAATAAACTCTAAGGAAGCAGCGAAGTGGACTGCTGTCTGGGTCACACTATCCTTCTTGTTTTCCGGAGTTATTTATTGGTTATACCTCAACAATTACATTTCTAATCCAGATAATTTAAAACCTGGAGCTGCCGCAATTAAATATATTACTGGATATCTAATTGAACTTTCTCTAAGCATCGACAACATATTTGTTATTGCCATTATCTTCTCTTCTTTCAAAATTCCAAAAAAATATCAGCATCGGGTATTGTTTTGGGGAATTTTAGGAGCGATTATTTTTAGGGGTTTAATGATCTATTTTGGGGTACTTCTAATCCACAAATTTATTTGGGCTACCTATATATTAGGTGCATTCTTAATATATACCGCTATGAAAATGCTGTTTGTAGACGGAGAAGAAAAATTCGAGCCTAAAAATTCATTAGTTTACAGAATGTTACGAAAGATTATTCCTATCACAAGTCATATCGACGGTGAACATTTTTTCGTTAAGCGAAGACATACTACTGCGGCAACTCCCCTTTTTGTTGCCTTAATAGTTATCGAAGTTATGGACGTCGTTTTTGCGATTGACAGTGTACCGGCTATTCTAGCCATAACTAGTGATCCTTTTCTAGTATTCAGTTCGAATATTTTTGCAATACTTGGCTTGCGATCTATGTATTTCTTCTTGGCTAATATGTTAGAAAGATTCAATTATCTGGAATTTAGTCTTATAGCCATTTTGAGCTTTGTAGGTTTAAAAATGCTGCTTCACGATTTTATGGAGATCCCGGAATGGGCGTCTTTAGCTTTTATAGCTGTAGCTCTTCTAACTGGAATTGTGGTTTCATTAAAAATGAACAATGGGAAAACAACTGAAGAAGTATCTTAA
- a CDS encoding glutamine synthetase beta-grasp domain-containing protein: MAKIKLEYIWLDGYEPTQNLRSKTKVEEHENFKGTLEEIGNWSFDGSSTKQAEGGASDCLLVPVAIYPDPTRINGYLVMTEVMYADGTPHASNGRATIDDDGDFWFGFEQEYFIMDTKTLLPLGFPIGGYPAPQGMYYCSVGGKNTHGRKFVEEHADLCIAAGLNFEGINQEVACGQWEFQLFAKGAKIAGDEIWIARYLLDRLTEKYGYYIEYHPKPLGDTDWNGSGMHANFSNEVLRTCGSQETYEAICEAFRPVVEEHIAVYGAYNDLRLTGKHETASIHDFSYGISDRGASIRIPIITVQKGWKGWLEDRRPASNGDPYKIAARIIKTVNSALVEELV; the protein is encoded by the coding sequence ATGGCTAAAATAAAACTAGAATACATTTGGTTAGACGGATACGAACCAACTCAAAACCTTAGAAGTAAAACTAAAGTGGAAGAGCACGAAAACTTCAAAGGAACATTAGAAGAAATAGGAAACTGGTCTTTTGATGGTTCGTCTACAAAACAAGCAGAAGGTGGTGCTTCTGACTGTTTATTAGTGCCTGTTGCGATTTACCCTGATCCAACACGTATCAATGGATATTTAGTTATGACAGAAGTTATGTATGCTGATGGTACGCCACACGCATCTAACGGTAGAGCAACTATTGATGATGACGGAGATTTCTGGTTTGGTTTTGAGCAAGAGTATTTCATTATGGATACTAAAACATTATTGCCATTAGGATTCCCTATAGGTGGATATCCAGCACCACAAGGAATGTACTACTGTTCAGTAGGAGGAAAAAATACCCATGGACGAAAATTTGTTGAAGAACATGCCGATTTATGTATTGCTGCTGGTCTTAATTTCGAAGGTATTAACCAAGAAGTTGCTTGCGGACAATGGGAATTCCAATTATTTGCAAAAGGAGCAAAAATTGCAGGTGATGAAATCTGGATTGCTAGATACTTACTTGATCGACTTACTGAAAAATACGGTTACTATATTGAATACCATCCAAAACCATTAGGTGATACAGACTGGAATGGTTCTGGAATGCATGCTAATTTCTCAAATGAAGTTTTAAGAACTTGTGGTTCTCAGGAAACATACGAAGCAATATGCGAGGCTTTCCGCCCAGTAGTTGAAGAACATATTGCTGTTTACGGAGCATATAACGACCTTCGTTTAACCGGTAAACATGAAACTGCTTCTATTCATGATTTCTCTTATGGAATTTCAGATAGAGGAGCTTCAATCAGAATACCAATTATCACTGTTCAAAAAGGATGGAAAGGATGGCTTGAAGACAGAAGACCAGCTTCAAACGGTGATCCATATAAAATTGCCGCAAGAATTATTAAGACCGTTAACTCTGCTTTAGTAGAAGAGCTAGTATAA
- a CDS encoding glutamine synthetase III has translation MSTLRFQALREASTRKPVQFEESGRKSAIFGSNVFNDKAMKQYLTSDAFKGVQGAVQHGTKIDRKLADYIAMGMKEWALSKGVTHYTHWFQPLTGATAEKHDAFFETSYDGSDPVEKFGGAQLVQQEPDASSFPNGGIRNTFEARGYTAWDPTSPAFIYGTTLCIPTVFISYTGEALDYKTPLLRALTVMDEAATDVCKYFDKNVKKVTATLGWEQEYFLIDRSLAESRPDLMMTGRTLLGHTSAKGQQLDDHYFGSIPTRALVYMRDLEQECMLLGIPVKTRHNEVAPNQFEFAPIFEETNLAVDHNCLLMDVMQKVAERHDLKVLLHEKPFKGVNGSGKHNNWSLATDTGVNLLSPSKTPMTNLQFLTFFINTIKAVNDNETLLRAAIATASNDHRLGANEAPPAIISVFIGAQLTKVLEELEGVTTGKLSPEEKTDLKLNVVGKIPEVILDNTDRNRTSPFAFTGNKFEFRAVGSTANCSNAMTTLNTIVAKQLKDFKKEVDALIETKDMKKDDAIFNVLREYIKHSKKILFEGDGYSEAWEIEAGKRGLSNFKTTPKALKARVSKQALDLFSEMGIMNHIEMEARYEIELEEYTKKIQIEGRVLGDISTNHVIPTAIRYQNTLIENVKGLKDIFGAEFETIAKEQIIIIKDISRHIEGINSKVLEMTNERKKANVMTDAQEMAEAYCDNVKPYFDIIREHCDKLELLVDNELWTLTKYRELLFTK, from the coding sequence ATGTCAACATTACGTTTCCAAGCTTTGAGAGAAGCTTCTACAAGAAAACCAGTTCAATTTGAAGAATCAGGAAGAAAGTCTGCTATTTTCGGTTCAAATGTGTTTAATGATAAGGCAATGAAGCAGTATTTGACTTCGGATGCTTTTAAAGGAGTTCAAGGTGCTGTTCAGCACGGAACTAAAATAGATAGAAAATTAGCAGATTATATTGCTATGGGTATGAAAGAATGGGCACTTTCTAAGGGAGTAACTCATTATACACACTGGTTTCAACCGCTTACTGGTGCAACCGCTGAAAAACACGATGCTTTTTTTGAGACATCATATGATGGAAGCGATCCAGTTGAAAAATTTGGTGGAGCACAATTAGTGCAACAAGAACCGGATGCTTCTAGTTTTCCAAATGGAGGAATTAGAAATACATTCGAAGCAAGAGGATACACTGCTTGGGATCCAACGTCTCCAGCATTTATATATGGGACTACTTTATGTATTCCAACCGTTTTTATTTCTTACACAGGTGAGGCTTTAGATTATAAAACACCTCTTTTAAGAGCTTTAACCGTTATGGATGAAGCTGCTACTGATGTATGTAAATATTTTGACAAAAATGTAAAAAAAGTTACAGCTACCCTTGGATGGGAACAAGAATATTTCTTAATCGACAGATCATTAGCTGAATCTCGTCCTGATCTTATGATGACAGGAAGAACTTTGCTAGGACATACTTCTGCAAAAGGACAACAATTAGACGACCACTATTTTGGTTCTATCCCAACTCGTGCATTAGTTTATATGAGAGATTTAGAACAAGAATGTATGTTGTTAGGTATACCGGTTAAAACCCGTCATAATGAGGTGGCTCCAAACCAATTTGAGTTTGCACCAATTTTTGAAGAAACAAACCTTGCCGTTGATCACAACTGTCTATTAATGGATGTAATGCAAAAAGTGGCTGAACGTCATGATTTAAAAGTGTTATTACATGAGAAACCATTTAAAGGAGTTAACGGTTCAGGGAAACATAATAACTGGTCATTAGCGACAGATACAGGGGTAAATTTATTGAGTCCTAGTAAAACTCCTATGACTAATTTGCAATTTTTAACTTTCTTTATCAATACAATTAAAGCAGTTAATGATAACGAAACATTATTAAGAGCAGCGATTGCTACAGCAAGTAATGACCATAGATTAGGGGCTAATGAAGCGCCACCGGCAATTATTTCTGTATTTATTGGAGCTCAATTGACTAAAGTTTTAGAAGAGTTAGAAGGAGTGACTACTGGAAAATTATCTCCTGAAGAAAAAACAGATTTAAAACTAAATGTAGTTGGTAAGATTCCAGAAGTAATTTTGGACAACACGGATAGAAACAGAACGTCTCCTTTTGCCTTTACAGGAAATAAATTTGAGTTTAGAGCGGTAGGTTCTACGGCTAACTGTTCGAATGCAATGACTACTTTGAATACCATTGTTGCAAAACAATTGAAAGATTTCAAAAAAGAAGTGGATGCTTTGATCGAAACTAAAGACATGAAGAAAGATGATGCAATCTTTAATGTTTTAAGAGAGTATATCAAACATTCTAAAAAAATCCTTTTTGAAGGTGATGGATATAGTGAGGCTTGGGAAATTGAAGCTGGAAAAAGAGGTTTGAGTAACTTTAAAACTACACCAAAAGCATTAAAAGCAAGAGTTTCTAAACAGGCTTTGGATTTATTCTCTGAAATGGGGATTATGAACCATATTGAAATGGAAGCCCGTTACGAAATTGAATTGGAAGAGTACACTAAGAAAATCCAAATTGAAGGTAGAGTTTTAGGTGATATTTCAACAAATCACGTAATTCCTACAGCCATTCGTTACCAAAATACATTAATCGAAAATGTAAAAGGATTAAAAGATATTTTTGGTGCTGAATTTGAAACTATCGCTAAGGAGCAAATCATAATTATAAAAGACATTTCAAGACACATTGAAGGAATTAATTCTAAGGTACTTGAAATGACAAATGAAAGAAAGAAAGCAAATGTAATGACTGATGCACAAGAAATGGCTGAAGCTTACTGTGATAATGTTAAACCTTATTTTGATATTATCCGTGAGCACTGTGATAAACTGGAGCTTTTAGTTGATAATGAATTATGGACTTTGACTAAATACAGAGAGTTGTTGTTTACTAAATAA
- a CDS encoding OmpA family protein: MRVRICLVFLFFNLISVSGQEKLELFFDFNRDVINEKSNLDFNNWLVKSKDKEVLKIYGYCDSVDTNLYNKELSSRRANNVLSLIRFNNVQLSKDFEINGYGEDFEPSKVLSENRKVVIYYVEKLKSKDNETNGVNVLIVQKRQKDNPLISSLDTENSLKNEISKAKAGDLIRLENLNFHFNSEKITERSEPILLNLLGILKSNPKLNIEIHGHICCNNNPNDVKLSYRRSKFVFDYLIKNGIATARLGHRGFGSTRPIYALPEKNEEERLKNRRVEIKIMKK; encoded by the coding sequence ATGAGAGTAAGGATTTGTTTAGTTTTTTTGTTTTTTAATTTGATTTCTGTTTCTGGACAAGAAAAACTAGAGCTGTTTTTTGATTTTAATAGAGACGTAATTAATGAAAAATCGAATTTAGATTTCAATAATTGGTTGGTAAAATCAAAGGATAAAGAGGTCTTGAAAATTTACGGGTACTGTGATAGTGTGGATACAAACTTATATAATAAGGAATTGTCATCCAGAAGAGCTAATAATGTGTTGTCACTTATCAGATTTAATAATGTCCAGTTAAGTAAAGATTTTGAAATCAATGGTTATGGGGAAGATTTCGAGCCTTCAAAAGTGTTAAGTGAGAATCGAAAAGTAGTAATCTATTATGTCGAAAAATTAAAAAGTAAAGATAATGAAACGAATGGGGTGAATGTTTTAATTGTACAAAAGAGACAAAAAGACAATCCATTAATCAGTTCATTAGATACAGAAAACAGTTTAAAGAATGAAATTAGTAAAGCCAAGGCTGGAGATCTTATCCGATTAGAAAATTTGAATTTTCATTTTAATTCTGAAAAAATAACCGAAAGATCAGAACCCATACTTTTAAATCTCCTAGGTATCCTTAAGTCAAACCCGAAGTTAAATATTGAAATTCACGGTCATATATGTTGCAATAATAATCCTAATGATGTTAAACTTTCCTATCGGAGATCCAAATTCGTATTTGATTATTTAATAAAAAACGGAATTGCTACAGCCAGATTAGGCCACAGAGGCTTTGGGAGTACAAGACCAATTTATGCATTGCCAGAAAAAAATGAAGAAGAGCGTTTGAAAAACCGAAGAGTTGAAATTAAAATCATGAAAAAATAA
- the speB gene encoding agmatinase encodes MIKLIGIPFDGNSSFLKGPAMAPPRIRLMDSDGSANSFAENGTEITNNKSYSDKGDIVFSNMNPESVYKTIKKKIQDELLSDDKIICFGGDHSVSFPIIEAFSEKHKDLNILHFDAHADLYDNFDDNLYSHASPFARLMEMGTIKSLTQVGIRTFNTHQKEQANRFGVKVIEMKDFNFDFIKELQFPLYISLDLDVLDPAFAPGISHHEPGGMSTRELIKIIQSISGEIVGADIVEYNPTRDINNMTAMVAYKLFKELVAKMS; translated from the coding sequence ATGATAAAACTAATAGGCATCCCATTTGACGGAAACTCCTCTTTTTTAAAAGGCCCTGCAATGGCTCCACCTCGCATACGACTGATGGACAGCGATGGTTCAGCCAATTCATTTGCCGAGAACGGGACTGAAATTACAAACAACAAAAGTTACTCAGACAAAGGAGACATTGTTTTCAGTAATATGAATCCTGAATCAGTTTATAAAACCATCAAGAAAAAAATACAAGATGAACTATTAAGTGATGATAAAATAATCTGTTTTGGAGGAGATCACTCTGTTTCGTTTCCAATAATCGAGGCCTTTTCAGAAAAACACAAGGATTTAAATATTCTACATTTTGATGCACATGCAGATCTGTATGATAATTTTGATGACAATCTATATTCGCACGCTTCCCCTTTTGCCCGACTGATGGAAATGGGAACTATAAAGTCCCTGACGCAAGTAGGTATTCGAACTTTTAATACCCATCAAAAAGAACAAGCAAATCGTTTTGGGGTAAAAGTCATCGAAATGAAAGACTTCAATTTTGACTTCATCAAAGAATTGCAATTCCCGTTGTACATTTCATTGGATTTAGATGTACTTGACCCTGCTTTTGCACCAGGAATCTCTCATCATGAACCAGGCGGAATGTCAACTCGTGAATTGATAAAAATCATACAATCGATTTCTGGAGAAATTGTTGGTGCGGATATTGTGGAATACAATCCAACACGAGACATAAACAATATGACTGCTATGGTGGCATATAAACTTTTCAAGGAATTAGTGGCGAAAATGAGTTGA
- a CDS encoding AIR synthase related protein, with amino-acid sequence MSSDTSKRYALRGVSASKEDVHNAIKNIDKGLFPQAFCKIVPDYLTQDEDYCLIMHADGAGTKSSLAYMYWKETGDITVWKGIAQDALIMNIDDLLCVGATDNILLSSTIGRNKNLITADVISAIINGTEELIKELDSFGVTIHSTGGETADVGDIVRTIIVDSTVTARMKRSKVIDNANIKAGDVIVGLASFGQATYEKSYNGGMGSNGLTSARHDVFAKYLATKYPESFDAAVPEDLIYSGQVKLTDAVENSPIDAGQLVLSPTRTYAPIIKKILDSYDANEIHGMVHCSGGAQTKILHFVENLHIIKDNLFPVPPLFQLIQEQSKTDWKEMYQVFNCGHRMELYVPEAVAQDIIAISKSFNVDAQIVGRVEAADGKKLTITSEYGTFEY; translated from the coding sequence ATGAGTTCAGATACTTCAAAAAGATACGCACTTAGAGGCGTTTCGGCATCCAAAGAAGATGTGCATAACGCCATAAAAAATATAGACAAAGGTTTGTTCCCTCAAGCTTTTTGTAAAATTGTCCCAGATTATTTAACCCAAGATGAAGACTATTGTCTTATTATGCATGCTGACGGAGCGGGTACTAAATCCTCTTTGGCATATATGTATTGGAAGGAAACCGGCGATATAACAGTTTGGAAAGGTATTGCTCAGGATGCGTTGATAATGAATATTGACGATTTATTGTGTGTAGGGGCAACTGATAATATTTTGCTTTCATCCACAATAGGAAGAAATAAAAACCTAATTACTGCCGATGTGATTTCAGCGATCATCAATGGTACTGAGGAATTGATAAAAGAGTTAGATTCATTTGGGGTAACAATTCATTCTACTGGTGGTGAAACTGCTGATGTAGGTGATATCGTTCGAACTATTATTGTGGATTCTACAGTAACTGCAAGAATGAAGCGTTCCAAAGTTATTGATAACGCAAACATCAAGGCTGGAGACGTTATTGTAGGATTGGCTTCTTTTGGTCAGGCTACATACGAGAAAAGCTATAATGGAGGAATGGGAAGTAACGGACTTACATCTGCTCGTCATGATGTATTCGCTAAATATTTGGCGACTAAATACCCAGAAAGTTTTGACGCTGCTGTTCCTGAGGATTTGATTTATTCAGGTCAGGTAAAATTAACTGATGCTGTGGAAAACAGCCCAATCGATGCGGGACAATTGGTTCTTTCACCAACTCGTACCTATGCGCCAATTATTAAGAAAATTTTAGACTCTTACGATGCTAATGAAATTCACGGAATGGTACACTGTAGTGGTGGAGCACAAACTAAGATTTTACATTTCGTAGAGAACTTACATATTATAAAAGACAATTTGTTTCCGGTACCTCCTTTGTTTCAATTGATACAAGAGCAGTCAAAAACAGATTGGAAAGAAATGTACCAAGTATTCAATTGTGGTCACCGTATGGAATTGTATGTTCCTGAAGCGGTTGCCCAGGATATAATTGCCATTTCAAAATCATTCAATGTCGATGCTCAAATCGTGGGTAGAGTTGAAGCTGCAGATGGTAAGAAACTGACTATCACTAGCGAATACGGAACTTTCGAATATTAA
- a CDS encoding PAS domain-containing protein translates to MKISFEKKIFLGFVINVLVVIAAGLIFISRLDIKRDKTMDSVLEWIELSLLILSIILLVIVYFIIKSQLKAKNQSQNLLLENKQLLQSIIDNTTNPIFVKKINGEYLLINKQCESLFKITNEQIIGKTDHDFLPKKIADVYRSSDLEVVKQLKELKTEETIELSDGNHTYIAVKFPLYDSNGRIYAIGGISTDITDRKKLEISLKTSDKFFNMSLDIMVIASNDKFIKINPTMSKLLGYSSEELLNQPFISFVEPEDILITQKEIDKLKTGALTSQFENRWICKDGSVKWFEWSASTDLATGLLYAIARDVTEAKENEKSLIFADNFFMMSYDMLIVGKGDYFIKVNPAFTKTLGYEQKDMNNKTFLSFTHPDDIKASVDAIKKLQKGVSLLNHRARARCKDGSYKWLDWTSTYDVRTDMMYTVARDVTKLVENEKSLKMANTFFNMSFDMLVVGKEDHFIKVNPAFSKTMGYSQKEMDALSFYELTGNVEQAKDVVSKLLKGESMVNWIDLSRRKDGSKIWLNWNTTVDIKTGIMYGVARDITQKVIDDEKLKNYTQKLKEDEQQLQTFFDGAPDPIIIIDSQSKILRWNTKAESIFGWKDTEVIGKPIYEYIIPSRYRATHKKEMKKYMTEGISPIINKSTEMEAINKKGVEFPVSISVSPVKMGEKIFFIGFLRDITDNKQIINDLYENEEKLRLIIDNISEGVIVANSDKQIIMANYMANEIFGIEENNSIPVNLTDQFELYFPDEKTIFPSQHLPMARALEGEETNDIDVVLWNPISKEKKRVLISGRPLIDQNEKVVAAVVTIRDISEYKKLEEELKETESKYRKLIGFKKGDDKNE, encoded by the coding sequence ATGAAAATTTCATTTGAAAAAAAAATATTCCTAGGTTTTGTAATTAATGTTTTAGTTGTTATTGCTGCAGGCTTAATATTCATATCCAGACTTGACATTAAAAGGGACAAAACAATGGATTCTGTATTAGAGTGGATAGAACTCTCCTTATTAATTCTCTCAATAATACTGTTGGTAATTGTGTATTTTATCATTAAATCACAATTAAAAGCTAAAAATCAATCCCAAAATTTACTTTTAGAAAACAAGCAACTTTTACAGTCAATAATAGACAACACAACTAATCCGATTTTCGTAAAAAAAATAAACGGGGAGTATCTATTAATAAACAAGCAGTGTGAATCATTGTTTAAAATTACTAATGAACAAATTATTGGAAAAACAGACCACGACTTTTTACCTAAAAAAATCGCAGATGTATATAGAAGTTCAGATTTAGAAGTAGTAAAACAACTTAAAGAATTAAAAACAGAAGAAACTATTGAATTATCAGATGGAAACCATACCTATATCGCAGTAAAATTTCCTTTGTATGATTCGAATGGAAGAATATATGCTATTGGTGGAATATCTACCGATATTACAGATAGAAAGAAATTAGAAATTTCACTCAAAACATCCGACAAGTTTTTTAATATGTCCTTAGACATAATGGTTATTGCCTCAAATGATAAGTTTATTAAAATAAACCCAACTATGAGTAAACTACTTGGTTATAGCTCTGAAGAATTGCTTAACCAACCATTTATTTCATTTGTAGAACCTGAAGATATCTTAATTACACAAAAGGAAATTGATAAACTAAAAACAGGTGCTTTAACAAGTCAATTTGAAAATAGATGGATTTGTAAAGACGGTTCAGTTAAATGGTTTGAATGGTCTGCATCCACTGATCTTGCAACTGGTTTATTATATGCAATAGCTAGAGATGTAACAGAAGCAAAAGAAAATGAAAAATCTTTAATATTTGCAGATAATTTTTTTATGATGTCTTATGATATGCTAATAGTTGGCAAAGGAGATTATTTCATCAAAGTTAATCCTGCCTTCACTAAAACACTTGGATACGAACAAAAAGATATGAATAATAAAACTTTTTTATCTTTCACACATCCAGATGATATAAAAGCATCAGTCGATGCTATTAAAAAATTACAAAAAGGAGTATCGCTTTTAAACCATAGAGCCAGAGCTAGATGTAAGGACGGATCATACAAATGGTTAGACTGGACAAGCACTTATGATGTTAGAACAGATATGATGTATACTGTAGCACGTGACGTAACAAAATTAGTTGAAAATGAAAAGTCTCTTAAAATGGCAAATACGTTTTTTAATATGTCATTTGATATGCTTGTAGTAGGAAAAGAAGATCATTTTATTAAAGTAAACCCCGCATTTTCAAAAACAATGGGATATAGCCAAAAAGAAATGGATGCCTTATCATTTTATGAATTAACGGGTAACGTAGAACAAGCTAAAGATGTTGTTTCAAAGTTATTAAAAGGCGAATCTATGGTTAATTGGATAGATCTTTCACGTCGTAAAGATGGTTCTAAAATATGGTTAAATTGGAACACAACAGTAGATATAAAAACGGGAATAATGTATGGAGTAGCTCGTGATATTACCCAAAAAGTAATTGATGATGAAAAACTTAAAAACTACACACAAAAACTTAAAGAAGATGAACAACAATTACAAACTTTTTTTGATGGTGCACCTGATCCAATTATCATAATAGATTCGCAAAGTAAAATATTAAGATGGAATACTAAAGCCGAATCAATATTTGGATGGAAGGATACAGAAGTAATTGGTAAACCAATATATGAATATATAATTCCTTCACGATACAGAGCAACACACAAAAAAGAAATGAAAAAATATATGACTGAAGGTATAAGTCCTATAATAAATAAATCTACCGAAATGGAAGCTATAAATAAAAAAGGAGTAGAATTTCCAGTATCTATAAGTGTTTCTCCAGTAAAAATGGGAGAAAAAATATTTTTCATAGGCTTCTTAAGAGATATAACAGATAATAAGCAAATAATAAATGACCTATATGAAAACGAAGAAAAATTACGTTTAATAATAGATAATATAAGCGAAGGTGTAATTGTAGCCAATTCTGATAAGCAAATCATAATGGCAAATTATATGGCGAATGAAATATTTGGGATTGAAGAAAATAATAGCATTCCTGTAAATCTAACAGACCAATTTGAACTTTATTTTCCAGATGAGAAAACTATTTTTCCCTCTCAACATTTACCAATGGCACGTGCATTAGAAGGTGAAGAAACAAATGATATAGATGTAGTTCTTTGGAATCCAATTTCCAAAGAAAAAAAACGTGTGCTTATAAGTGGTAGACCATTAATTGATCAAAATGAGAAAGTAGTAGCTGCTGTTGTAACTATAAGAGATATTAGTGAATATAAAAAATTAGAGGAAGAATTAAAAGAAACGGAATCAAAATACAGAAAATTAATTGGTTTTAAAAAGGGAGATGACAAAAACGAATGA
- a CDS encoding peptidylprolyl isomerase, translated as MKFKILFLVFLGMLNVQAQSSKKTPVNKKPTTIAKASVKKAVVIEGIFATITTNKGDITIQLDYNKAPVTVANFISLAEGKNTFVTDEKLIGKPFYDGLKFHRVINNFMIQGGDPTGNGSGGPGYAFKDEFSDVKFDKAGLLAMANSGPTTNGSQFFITHKDTPWLNGKHTIFGEVTEGMKIVNSIVQDDVILKISITRKGKLAKLFNAPKIFSVYFENKAEDAKRQAEIEAENKKKQEAVEAENKRIHNEKYEGVITSKAAYFKSTKESATTTATGLTYKIVKKGTGVKPVDGSTFLFHYAGYFEDGNLFDSSYEDVNKEFGKYDANRAAHNGYQPFPFEAGKKEGMIPGFIEGLSLMNYGDKVVLFIPSNLAYGERGAGDVIPPNTTLIFELEMFENKTTTHK; from the coding sequence ATGAAATTTAAAATTCTCTTTTTAGTATTCTTAGGAATGTTGAACGTTCAAGCTCAGAGTTCTAAAAAAACACCTGTAAACAAAAAACCAACTACAATTGCTAAAGCCTCAGTAAAAAAAGCCGTAGTAATTGAAGGGATATTTGCAACTATAACGACAAACAAAGGTGATATTACAATACAATTAGATTATAATAAAGCACCCGTTACAGTTGCAAATTTCATCTCACTTGCCGAAGGTAAAAATACTTTTGTAACCGATGAAAAACTAATAGGAAAACCATTTTATGATGGTTTAAAATTTCACAGGGTAATCAATAATTTTATGATTCAAGGTGGTGATCCTACTGGAAATGGTTCTGGAGGACCAGGTTATGCTTTCAAAGATGAATTTTCTGATGTAAAATTTGACAAAGCGGGTCTTTTGGCTATGGCCAATTCCGGCCCAACAACAAATGGAAGTCAGTTTTTCATTACCCATAAAGATACACCTTGGTTAAATGGAAAACACACTATTTTTGGTGAAGTAACCGAAGGAATGAAAATTGTAAACAGCATTGTTCAAGATGATGTTATCCTAAAAATTTCAATTACAAGAAAAGGAAAATTGGCAAAACTTTTTAATGCTCCAAAAATTTTCTCCGTTTATTTTGAGAACAAAGCCGAAGATGCTAAGAGACAAGCAGAAATAGAAGCGGAAAACAAAAAGAAACAAGAGGCCGTTGAAGCAGAAAACAAAAGAATACACAATGAAAAATACGAAGGTGTAATAACTTCAAAAGCAGCCTACTTTAAAAGCACCAAAGAGAGTGCGACCACCACAGCTACCGGATTAACATATAAGATTGTAAAAAAAGGAACTGGGGTAAAACCCGTTGATGGTTCGACATTTCTATTTCATTATGCAGGTTATTTTGAAGACGGCAATCTTTTTGACAGCAGTTATGAAGACGTAAATAAAGAATTTGGTAAATATGATGCCAACAGAGCAGCTCATAATGGATATCAACCTTTTCCCTTTGAAGCAGGTAAAAAAGAAGGTATGATTCCTGGATTCATAGAAGGTTTAAGTCTTATGAATTATGGTGACAAAGTAGTGCTTTTTATACCTTCAAATCTAGCATATGGTGAAAGAGGTGCTGGTGATGTTATTCCTCCAAACACAACACTTATATTTGAATTAGAAATGTTTGAAAATAAGACTACAACCCATAAATAA